One genomic window of Arthrobacter caoxuetaonis includes the following:
- a CDS encoding WXG100 family type VII secretion target, with product MAGFVVDSDILAAKSTEVRATIDRLQADINSMQAGLLSLGESWQGQASANFQLLITDWRTTQARVEESLASINQALAYASVQYADTEAANTALFRR from the coding sequence GTGGCGGGGTTTGTCGTCGACAGTGACATCCTGGCTGCCAAAAGCACCGAGGTCCGTGCGACCATCGACAGGCTGCAGGCAGACATCAATTCCATGCAGGCAGGGCTGCTGTCCCTCGGTGAGTCGTGGCAGGGACAGGCCTCGGCCAACTTCCAGCTGCTCATCACGGATTGGCGGACCACCCAGGCGAGGGTCGAAGAGTCGCTCGCCAGCATCAACCAGGCGTTGGCGTACGCCTCGGTCCAGTACGCAGACACGGAGGCGGCAAATACGGCACTCTTTCGGCGCTAG
- a CDS encoding sensor histidine kinase yields the protein MAVLMVVTVTITGLATIYVLRQILVSRLDADIQDNAPAISRYLISGAPSTDTSLFRFYGLYLNDDGEHGPETHSDTDFDTPILLNITSDEVTARDGRGFDVPGTAPGSKGWRVKVFHVANLPGSVAVAVPLDSVAETVDEAASLVFSVGLLGTLGATGIAYWAVTRQFRPLSQVEKTAAAIAAGDLSRRVEVGNPATEIGRLSRSLNAMLAHIETAFAARTQSEQKMRRFVQDASHELRTPLVTIRGFSELYRHGALQKPEEIAAAMGRIESEAKRMGQLVEDLLTLARVDEQRPLEYRPVDLMILGNDAALDARASAPDREIRVVGLDGNSPRSAPAMGDEARLRQVVANLMTNALRYTPEGSPIEVAVGVAPVIHDRMDAVLEVRDHGPGISEEDAARVFERFYRADSSRYRETGGTGLGLAIVAALVAQHDGTVRLTETEGGGATMSIRLPYKQPDSMPEHEDETAEGDSREDDGGALRP from the coding sequence ATGGCCGTGCTCATGGTGGTGACGGTGACCATTACCGGTCTTGCCACCATTTACGTGCTGCGCCAGATCCTTGTCAGCAGGCTCGATGCAGACATCCAGGACAATGCTCCGGCCATTTCGCGCTACCTGATCTCAGGTGCGCCCTCGACTGACACCTCACTGTTCCGTTTCTACGGCCTGTACCTGAATGACGACGGCGAGCACGGACCCGAGACGCACTCCGACACCGACTTTGATACACCGATACTGCTCAACATCACGTCGGACGAAGTCACGGCGCGGGACGGCCGGGGCTTTGACGTGCCCGGCACCGCCCCCGGCAGCAAGGGATGGCGGGTCAAGGTCTTCCATGTGGCAAACCTCCCCGGATCTGTTGCCGTAGCTGTCCCGTTGGACTCCGTGGCTGAGACCGTGGATGAGGCCGCCTCGCTGGTGTTTTCCGTGGGGCTGCTGGGCACGCTCGGCGCCACGGGCATTGCCTACTGGGCGGTCACGCGGCAGTTCCGTCCGCTGAGCCAGGTCGAGAAGACGGCCGCAGCCATTGCGGCCGGTGATCTTTCCCGCCGCGTGGAAGTCGGGAACCCGGCCACTGAAATCGGCAGGCTTTCCCGGTCACTGAACGCCATGCTCGCGCATATTGAAACCGCATTCGCTGCCCGGACGCAGTCCGAGCAGAAGATGCGCCGCTTCGTGCAGGACGCTTCCCATGAACTCCGGACACCGCTGGTGACCATTCGGGGATTTTCCGAGCTGTACCGCCACGGGGCGCTGCAAAAGCCGGAAGAAATCGCCGCTGCCATGGGCCGCATTGAAAGCGAAGCCAAGCGGATGGGCCAGCTCGTGGAGGATCTGCTCACCCTGGCCCGCGTCGACGAACAGCGCCCGCTGGAGTACCGGCCCGTGGACCTGATGATCCTGGGCAACGACGCCGCCCTTGACGCACGGGCCAGTGCCCCGGACCGGGAAATCCGCGTGGTCGGACTTGACGGCAATTCGCCCCGGAGCGCCCCTGCCATGGGCGATGAGGCACGGCTGCGGCAGGTCGTGGCAAACCTGATGACGAACGCACTCCGGTATACGCCGGAAGGCTCACCCATTGAAGTCGCCGTAGGCGTAGCACCGGTGATTCATGACCGGATGGACGCCGTGCTTGAAGTTCGGGACCATGGACCCGGAATCTCGGAAGAGGACGCAGCCAGGGTTTTCGAGCGCTTCTACCGGGCCGATTCCTCGCGTTACCGGGAAACGGGTGGAACAGGTCTGGGATTGGCGATCGTCGCTGCTTTGGTGGCCCAGCACGACGGCACGGTCCGCCTGACCGAAACCGAAGGCGGCGGCGCTACGATGTCCATCCGCCTGCCGTATAAGCAGCCTGACAGCATGCCCGAACACGAGGACGAGACTGCAGAAGGCGACAGCCGGGAGGACGACGGCGGCGCCCTGCGTCCCTAA